The following are encoded in a window of Mustela nigripes isolate SB6536 chromosome 1, MUSNIG.SB6536, whole genome shotgun sequence genomic DNA:
- the LOC132009647 gene encoding olfactory receptor 4P4-like, whose translation MDQSNNVTVFILMGLSKNKNIEMFCFVLFLFCYIAICGGNLLIMISIMCSQLIEQPMYFFLNYLSLSDLCYTSTVTPKLMTDLLAERKTISYSNCMTQLFTTHLFGGVEIFILTGMAYDRYVAICKPLHYTVIMSRERCHAIITACCTGALIHSASQFLLTIFLPFCGPNEIDHYFCDVYPLLKLACTDTYRIGLLVVLNSGLIALVTFVILMVSYFLILYTLRAYPAESRSKALSTCTSHVTVVVLFFAPALFIYIRPATTFPEDKVFALFYTIIAPMFNPLIYTLRNMEMKNALRKVWCRHVLSEGK comes from the coding sequence ATGGATCAAAGCAATAATGTCACGGTATTTATTCTCATGGGACTTTCCAAAAACAAGAAtattgaaatgttttgttttgtattatttttattttgttacattgcTATTTGTGGGGGAAACTTGCTCATCATGATTTCTATCATGTGCAGTCAGCTAATTGAGCAacccatgtattttttccttaattaccTCTCACTCTCCGACCTTTGCTACACATCCACTGTGACACCCAAACTAATGACTGACTTACTGGCAGAAAGGAAGACCATTTCCTACAGTAACTGCATGACACAACTCTTTACCACACATTTATTTGGAGGTGTGGAAATCTTCATCCTCACAgggatggcctatgaccgctacgTGGCCATCTGTAAGCCCCTGCACTACACCGTCAtcatgagcagagagaggtgtCACGCAATCATCACAGCCTGCTGTACGGGGGCCTTAATCCACTCTGCCAGTCAGTTCCTCCTCACCATCTTCCTACCCTTCTGTGGCCCCAATGAGATAGATCACTACTTCTGCGACGTGTATCCTTTACTGAAGCTGGCCtgcacagacacatacagaattGGTCTCTTGGTCGTTCTTAATTCAGGACTGATTGCTCTGGTGACTTTTGTGATTTTGATGGTGTCCTATTTTCTGATATTATACACCCTTAGGGCTTACCCTGCAGAGAGCCGCTCCAAAGCTCTTTCCACCTGCACTTCCCACGTCACAGTCGTGGTTCTGTTCTTTGCACCTGCATTATTCATTTACATTCGGCCCGCCACAACTTTCCCAGAAGACAAAGTGTTTGCTCTTTTCTACACCATCATTGCCCCCATGTTCAACCCTCTGATCTACACGCTGAGAAACATGGAGATGAAGAACGCGTTGAGGAAAGTGTGGTGTCGTCATGTACTGTCGGAAGGAAAGTAG